Proteins encoded in a region of the Sphingomonas japonica genome:
- the map gene encoding type I methionyl aminopeptidase produces the protein MTDYVTVTSDAPTTRTGAIKLHPRADFEGMHRAGRLAAEVLDALVPHVVPGVTTGELDAIAFGVMQSAGAVPATLGYRGYTHASCISINHVVCHGIPSERTLKDGDIVNIDVTPLLDGWHGDSSRMYLVGDVSIKARRLVDVTYECLMLGIEQARPGNTMGDVAHAIQRHAEKHRYGVVRDFCGHGLGRLFHDAPEVVHVGKPGTGPELKPGMFFTIEPMVNIGRPDVKLLDDGWTAVTRDRSLSAQFEHSVGITEDGCEIFTLSPGGFDRPPYAA, from the coding sequence ATGACCGATTATGTGACCGTGACTTCCGACGCGCCGACCACTCGCACCGGCGCAATCAAGCTGCATCCGCGCGCCGATTTCGAGGGTATGCATCGCGCGGGCAGGCTGGCGGCCGAAGTGCTCGACGCGCTGGTCCCACATGTCGTCCCCGGCGTGACCACCGGCGAGCTCGACGCGATCGCATTCGGCGTGATGCAGTCGGCAGGCGCGGTTCCGGCGACGCTCGGCTATCGCGGCTATACCCACGCCAGCTGCATCTCGATCAACCATGTCGTGTGCCACGGTATCCCGTCCGAGCGCACGCTTAAGGACGGCGACATCGTCAATATCGACGTGACCCCGTTGCTCGACGGCTGGCACGGCGATTCGAGCCGGATGTATCTGGTCGGCGATGTCAGCATCAAGGCGCGGCGGCTGGTCGACGTCACGTATGAATGCCTGATGCTCGGCATCGAACAGGCGCGGCCGGGCAACACGATGGGCGACGTCGCGCATGCGATCCAGCGCCATGCCGAGAAGCATCGCTATGGCGTGGTCCGCGATTTCTGCGGGCATGGCCTGGGGCGGCTGTTTCACGACGCGCCCGAAGTCGTGCATGTCGGCAAGCCGGGCACCGGCCCCGAGCTCAAGCCCGGCATGTTCTTCACGATCGAACCGATGGTCAATATCGGGCGGCCCGACGTCAAGCTGCTCGACGATGGCTGGACGGCGGTGACGCGCGACCGGTCGCTGTCGGCGCAGTTCGAGCATTCGGTGGGGATCACCGAGGATGGCTGCGAGATTTTCACGCTCAGTCCCGGCGGGTTCGATCGGCCCCCTTACGCCGCCTGA
- a CDS encoding DUF4893 domain-containing protein, which yields MGYQFFILPVLAVLAVGCAKQPGPLPIESASGVDSPAPDWRSVATQTDRDRLRRWRDAWMTALPAARSANSGAVAREGALFQPDNALPGAMPPAGDYRCRVFKLGGAGTAMRDFTAYPYFDCRVDDEGDVKSFYKLTGSQRPIGHLFSDGGSRAVFLGTLMLGDEQTALEYGRDDQRDMAGFVERVGERRWRMALPWPKFESQLDVVELVPAA from the coding sequence ATGGGGTATCAATTTTTCATCCTGCCCGTGCTGGCAGTGCTGGCTGTCGGCTGCGCCAAACAGCCGGGCCCGCTACCGATCGAAAGCGCCAGCGGCGTCGACAGCCCCGCCCCCGACTGGCGCAGCGTCGCGACGCAGACCGACCGCGACCGCTTGCGACGCTGGCGCGATGCCTGGATGACGGCGCTGCCCGCCGCGCGTTCCGCGAACAGCGGTGCAGTCGCCCGCGAGGGTGCGCTTTTCCAGCCAGACAACGCGTTGCCCGGCGCGATGCCGCCCGCCGGCGACTATCGCTGCCGCGTGTTCAAGCTAGGCGGCGCAGGCACGGCGATGCGCGATTTCACCGCCTATCCGTATTTCGATTGCCGCGTCGATGACGAGGGCGACGTCAAGAGCTTCTACAAGCTGACCGGGTCGCAACGGCCGATCGGGCATCTGTTCAGCGACGGCGGATCGCGCGCGGTGTTCCTCGGCACGCTGATGCTCGGCGACGAACAGACCGCGCTCGAATATGGCCGCGACGACCAGCGCGACATGGCGGGCTTCGTCGAGCGCGTCGGCGAGCGGCGCTGGCGCATGGCGCTGCCCTGGCCCAAGTTCGAATCCCAGCTCGACGTGGTGGAGCTGGTGCCGGCGGCATGA
- a CDS encoding amidohydrolase → MINAALLASALLIATPASADPVRDATVARLPELIELYRHLHAHPELSGAEVETAKRMASEARTLGFSITEKVGGTGVVAVLENGPGPVLLIRADMDALPVTEDTGLPFASKVRATTEEGIESGVMHACGHDTHMASWVGTLANLAAMKDRWSGTIVAIAQPAEERGKGAKAMLDDGLYSRFPKPTHALAFHDSAGLPAGTIGVHAGYTLANVDSVDIVVRGVGGHGAYPATTKDPVVLGARIVMALQTLVSREVDPQSPAVVTVGSFRAGSKHNIIADEAVLLLTVRSYTDAVRKQLLDGIARIARGEAIAAGIPEDRMPVVTVKDEFTPSTYNTPQLSETMRAVFAARFGDARVVDPGAVMGGEDFGRFHLADPSIESLMLWVGGVPQAKWQTAQKDGSALPSLHSAKWAPDAETVVATATEAMTAAALEVLKR, encoded by the coding sequence ATGATCAACGCCGCCCTGCTAGCCTCCGCGCTCCTGATCGCCACTCCGGCCAGCGCCGACCCGGTGCGCGATGCTACGGTTGCGAGGTTGCCCGAGCTGATCGAGCTGTACCGTCATCTCCATGCACACCCCGAGCTTAGCGGCGCCGAAGTCGAGACCGCCAAGCGGATGGCCAGCGAAGCCAGGACATTGGGATTCTCGATCACCGAAAAGGTCGGCGGCACCGGCGTCGTCGCGGTGCTGGAGAACGGCCCGGGGCCCGTCCTGCTGATCCGCGCCGACATGGATGCGCTGCCGGTGACCGAGGACACGGGGCTGCCGTTCGCTTCCAAAGTCCGCGCGACGACCGAGGAGGGGATCGAAAGCGGGGTGATGCACGCCTGCGGTCACGACACCCATATGGCGAGCTGGGTGGGGACGCTCGCCAACCTTGCGGCGATGAAAGACCGCTGGTCAGGGACGATCGTGGCGATCGCGCAGCCCGCCGAGGAACGCGGCAAGGGCGCCAAGGCGATGCTCGACGACGGCCTCTACTCGCGCTTCCCCAAGCCCACGCACGCCCTCGCCTTTCACGACAGCGCCGGGCTGCCGGCTGGGACGATCGGGGTGCATGCCGGCTACACGCTGGCCAACGTCGATTCGGTCGATATCGTCGTGCGCGGCGTCGGCGGGCACGGCGCGTATCCGGCGACCACCAAGGATCCGGTAGTGCTGGGCGCCAGGATCGTTATGGCGCTGCAGACGCTGGTTTCGCGTGAGGTCGATCCGCAATCGCCAGCGGTCGTCACCGTCGGCAGCTTTCGCGCCGGATCGAAGCACAATATCATCGCCGACGAGGCTGTGCTGCTGCTGACCGTGCGCAGCTATACCGACGCGGTGCGCAAGCAGTTGCTCGACGGCATCGCCCGGATCGCGCGCGGCGAGGCGATCGCGGCCGGCATTCCCGAAGACCGCATGCCGGTAGTGACCGTCAAGGACGAGTTCACGCCATCGACGTACAACACGCCGCAGCTGAGCGAGACGATGCGGGCGGTGTTCGCTGCGCGCTTCGGCGACGCGCGCGTGGTCGATCCGGGGGCGGTGATGGGCGGCGAGGATTTCGGCCGCTTCCATCTTGCCGACCCGTCGATCGAGAGCCTGATGCTGTGGGTCGGCGGCGTGCCGCAAGCCAAGTGGCAGACTGCACAGAAAGACGGCTCAGCGCTGCCGTCGCTGCATAGTGCGAAGTGGGCCCCCGACGCCGAAACGGTGGTTGCCACAGCTACCGAGGCGATGACCGCCGCAGCGCTCGAGGTCCTGAAACGATAG
- a CDS encoding penicillin acylase family protein, whose amino-acid sequence MGFRSNAGAVIVLLGAVAPPLAAAPQTPDHAARVTIARDARGIAHVHGQSDADAVFGMIYAQAEDDFPRIERNYLVALGRLAEAEGETALWQDVRQRLYIDEADLRRDYAASPPWLRTLMDAWAGGLNHYLATHRDVRPRVLTRFEPWMALAFSEGSIGGDIERGIDLRALAELYGDGRVQVASADRWRMREPQGSNGIAIAAPRTRDGKALLLINPHTSFYFRSEAQVTSDAGLDVYGASTWGQFFVYQGFNPRLGWMHTSSGVDNIDEFTETVAHRGGRLEYRYGSEWRGVEERPIVVRVRQSDGSLAQRSFTTLATHHGPIIRREGGKLIAVAMLDSPRAALEQSFLRTKAATIDAFVDISDRKANSSNNTIVAAADGSIGYLHPQFVPVRDDRFDYRKPVDGSDPATDWKGLHPLNTLPSVVRPASGWVANSNNWPWSVAGRSSPNASAYPRYMDQEGENPRGIHATRMLAADDALTPGGLQRLAYDPALPLFETQVPWLKRGFDALPAADPRRARLAGPVAMLDSWDKRWSTTSEATTLAVMWGEALWEQEGPKAAAASMPLFQYWDERTTDAARLDALDTALARIQRDWGGWRVAWGRVNRFQRLDGAIAPRFDDGRPSFPVGFTSGNFGSLAAFGVEWPQGQRCAYGTSGNSFVAVVEFGAKTRAWAVSAGGESGDPASPHFDDQAALYAAGQMRPVLLDAAEVAKLPSYRPGEKRPASIPVAHVPEPTTRCGEP is encoded by the coding sequence ATGGGGTTTCGAAGCAATGCCGGTGCCGTGATCGTGCTGCTGGGCGCGGTCGCGCCGCCGCTCGCCGCCGCTCCGCAAACCCCCGACCATGCCGCGCGCGTGACGATCGCACGCGACGCACGCGGCATCGCACATGTCCACGGGCAGAGCGACGCCGATGCGGTGTTCGGGATGATCTATGCCCAGGCGGAGGACGATTTTCCCCGGATCGAACGCAACTATCTGGTCGCGCTGGGGCGGCTGGCCGAGGCCGAGGGCGAGACCGCTTTGTGGCAGGACGTGCGCCAGCGGCTGTATATCGACGAAGCCGATCTGCGCCGCGACTATGCCGCATCGCCGCCGTGGCTGCGCACGCTGATGGACGCATGGGCAGGCGGCCTGAACCACTATCTGGCGACGCACCGCGACGTGCGCCCCCGCGTGCTGACACGGTTCGAGCCGTGGATGGCGCTGGCCTTCTCCGAAGGCAGCATCGGCGGCGATATCGAACGCGGCATCGACCTCAGGGCGCTAGCGGAGTTGTACGGTGATGGCCGCGTGCAGGTCGCGTCGGCCGATCGCTGGCGGATGCGCGAGCCGCAGGGGTCGAACGGCATCGCCATCGCTGCGCCGCGCACCCGCGACGGCAAGGCGCTGCTGCTGATCAACCCGCACACGTCCTTCTATTTCCGCTCCGAAGCGCAGGTGACGAGCGACGCCGGCCTCGACGTCTATGGCGCATCGACCTGGGGGCAGTTCTTCGTCTATCAGGGGTTCAATCCGCGGCTCGGCTGGATGCACACGTCGAGCGGCGTCGACAATATCGACGAGTTCACAGAGACGGTGGCACACCGCGGCGGTCGGCTCGAATATCGCTATGGCAGCGAATGGCGCGGCGTCGAGGAGCGCCCGATCGTGGTGCGCGTGCGGCAATCCGACGGTTCGCTGGCTCAGCGCAGCTTCACGACGCTGGCGACGCATCACGGGCCGATCATCCGGCGCGAGGGCGGCAAGCTGATCGCGGTGGCGATGCTCGATTCGCCGCGTGCCGCGCTCGAGCAATCGTTCCTGCGTACCAAGGCGGCGACGATCGATGCGTTCGTCGACATATCGGATCGCAAGGCCAACTCCTCGAACAACACCATTGTCGCCGCCGCCGATGGATCGATTGGCTATCTGCATCCGCAGTTCGTGCCGGTGCGCGACGACCGCTTCGACTATCGCAAGCCGGTCGACGGCAGCGATCCGGCGACCGACTGGAAGGGACTGCATCCGCTGAACACGCTGCCAAGCGTCGTGCGGCCGGCATCGGGCTGGGTCGCCAATTCGAACAACTGGCCGTGGTCGGTAGCTGGCCGCTCCAGCCCAAATGCCAGCGCCTATCCGCGCTACATGGATCAGGAGGGGGAAAATCCGCGCGGTATCCACGCGACGCGGATGCTCGCCGCCGACGACGCGCTGACGCCCGGCGGGTTGCAGCGCCTCGCCTATGATCCGGCGCTGCCGCTGTTCGAAACGCAGGTGCCATGGCTCAAGCGCGGGTTCGATGCGCTGCCCGCCGCCGATCCGCGCCGCGCGCGGCTGGCCGGCCCGGTCGCGATGCTCGATAGCTGGGACAAGCGCTGGTCGACGACTTCGGAGGCGACCACGCTGGCGGTGATGTGGGGCGAGGCATTGTGGGAGCAGGAAGGGCCGAAGGCGGCGGCGGCATCGATGCCGCTGTTCCAATATTGGGACGAGCGCACCACCGATGCGGCGCGGCTCGACGCGCTCGATACCGCGCTCGCGCGGATACAGCGCGACTGGGGCGGGTGGCGCGTCGCCTGGGGACGGGTCAATCGCTTCCAGCGGTTGGACGGGGCGATCGCACCGCGGTTCGACGACGGCCGGCCCAGCTTTCCGGTCGGCTTCACCTCGGGCAATTTCGGCTCGCTCGCCGCGTTCGGGGTAGAGTGGCCGCAGGGGCAGCGCTGCGCCTATGGCACCAGCGGCAACAGCTTCGTCGCCGTGGTCGAGTTCGGCGCCAAGACCCGCGCCTGGGCGGTGTCGGCAGGCGGCGAGAGCGGCGACCCGGCCTCGCCGCATTTCGATGACCAGGCCGCGCTGTACGCTGCCGGACAGATGCGCCCGGTGCTGCTCGATGCCGCCGAAGTCGCGAAGCTGCCGAGCTATCGTCCGGGCGAGAAGCGCCCCGCATCGATACCCGTCGCACACGTTCCCGAGCCGACGACGCGCTGCGGCGAGCCTTGA
- a CDS encoding FadR/GntR family transcriptional regulator, translating to MDVATKATRPTPPDDGRNLTGRIVEDLGRSIVTETFRPGVAFPTEAELCLRYQASRPVVREAVKMLTAKGLLLARKRAGTVVQPEDSWNLFDPDVLSWMLQRDFSIDLLIDFTEIRMSIEPRAATLAAHSADGPQRRAILEAIDRMVEAEHADTDALDADIAFHIAVLNASNNRFMRQFTDLIETTLRYSIRRTNEYKGVSRASARDHKKVADAIIGGNADGAATTMRDLIQGALELLLAAGRHPPRP from the coding sequence ATGGATGTTGCAACCAAGGCGACGCGCCCGACGCCCCCCGACGACGGCCGCAACCTGACCGGGCGGATCGTCGAGGATCTCGGCCGCTCGATCGTGACCGAGACATTTCGGCCCGGCGTCGCTTTTCCGACCGAGGCCGAGCTGTGCCTGCGCTATCAGGCCAGCCGTCCGGTGGTGCGCGAAGCCGTCAAGATGCTGACCGCCAAGGGCCTGCTGCTCGCCCGCAAGCGTGCCGGGACGGTGGTGCAGCCCGAGGACAGCTGGAACCTGTTCGATCCCGACGTACTCAGCTGGATGCTGCAACGCGATTTCTCTATCGACCTGCTGATCGACTTTACCGAGATCCGTATGTCGATCGAGCCGCGCGCCGCCACCCTCGCCGCACACAGCGCCGACGGGCCGCAGCGCCGCGCGATCCTCGAGGCGATCGATCGCATGGTCGAGGCCGAACATGCCGATACCGATGCGCTCGACGCCGACATCGCGTTCCATATCGCCGTGCTCAATGCCAGCAACAACCGCTTCATGCGGCAGTTCACCGACCTGATCGAAACGACGCTGCGCTACTCGATCCGGCGAACCAACGAATATAAGGGCGTGTCGCGGGCGAGCGCGCGCGATCACAAGAAAGTCGCCGACGCGATTATCGGCGGCAATGCCGACGGCGCGGCGACGACGATGCGCGACCTGATCCAGGGCGCGCTCGAACTGTTGCTCGCTGCCGGTCGCCACCCGCCGCGGCCCTAA
- a CDS encoding sugar ABC transporter ATP-binding protein, with protein sequence MTALIEYRGVTKRFPGVLALDRIDFAVGAGEVRALIGENGAGKSTLLKILAGEYRPDSGGIAIDGRPAEFASPRDSQAAGVAIIHQELQLAPDLSVAENLMLGALPVRGGLLDRRALHDRARAVLDRLGEAIDPATRVRDLSIGQRQMIEIGRALLRNARILAFDEPTSSLSTRETERLMAIIRELRDQGCAILYVSHRMEEVFALADTATVLRDGRHVLDAANVGPADEARLITAMAGREVADIYRYRPRTTGRAALRVDGLTGKGLSAPATLSVHRGEVVGLFGLVGAGRTELFRLLFGAEHPTAGTVSAHGNAIAPGDPRAAIAAGLALAPEDRKDQAIVPRASVCENIALAWRNLGSGSAWTSPRAEREAAAAQIAELGIRTASAETAIASLSGGNQQKAILARWLFAGSDILLLDEPTRGIDVGARSELYDQLFGFAERGGTVVFASSDLAEVLGLADRVIVMRDGAISGVVARADLSPDRVLRLALPEPVRSIENAL encoded by the coding sequence ATGACCGCGCTGATCGAATATCGCGGCGTCACCAAGCGCTTTCCCGGCGTGCTGGCGCTCGACCGCATCGATTTTGCCGTCGGCGCAGGCGAGGTCCGCGCGCTGATCGGCGAGAATGGTGCGGGCAAATCGACGCTGCTCAAGATTCTCGCCGGCGAATATCGCCCCGATTCGGGCGGCATCGCCATCGATGGTCGCCCCGCCGAGTTCGCCTCGCCGCGCGACAGCCAGGCGGCGGGCGTCGCGATCATTCACCAGGAACTGCAGCTCGCCCCCGACCTGAGCGTCGCGGAGAACCTGATGCTCGGCGCGTTGCCGGTACGCGGGGGACTGCTCGACCGCCGGGCGCTCCACGATCGCGCACGCGCCGTGCTCGATCGGCTCGGCGAGGCGATCGATCCAGCGACGCGCGTGCGCGACCTGTCGATCGGCCAGCGCCAGATGATCGAGATCGGCCGCGCCTTGCTGCGCAACGCGCGCATCCTCGCCTTCGACGAGCCGACCAGTTCGCTGAGCACGCGCGAGACCGAGCGGCTGATGGCGATCATCCGCGAACTGCGCGATCAGGGCTGCGCGATCCTTTACGTCAGCCACCGCATGGAGGAAGTGTTCGCACTCGCCGACACCGCGACGGTGCTGCGCGACGGGCGGCATGTGCTTGATGCTGCGAATGTCGGTCCGGCCGATGAGGCGCGGCTCATCACCGCGATGGCCGGGCGCGAGGTTGCCGATATCTATCGTTATCGCCCGCGCACGACCGGCAGAGCCGCACTTCGGGTCGATGGCCTGACGGGGAAGGGCCTATCGGCACCGGCTACGCTGTCGGTGCATCGCGGCGAGGTCGTCGGGCTGTTCGGACTGGTGGGGGCGGGGCGGACCGAGCTGTTCCGCCTTCTCTTCGGCGCCGAGCATCCCACCGCCGGGACCGTGTCGGCACACGGGAACGCCATCGCCCCGGGCGATCCGCGCGCCGCGATCGCCGCCGGGCTGGCACTCGCGCCCGAGGACCGCAAGGACCAGGCGATCGTCCCACGCGCGTCGGTGTGCGAAAATATCGCGCTCGCGTGGCGCAACCTTGGCAGCGGTTCGGCATGGACAAGCCCCCGCGCGGAACGCGAAGCTGCGGCGGCGCAGATCGCCGAGCTTGGGATCCGAACCGCCAGCGCCGAAACCGCAATCGCCAGCCTGTCGGGAGGCAACCAGCAAAAGGCGATCCTGGCGCGCTGGCTGTTCGCCGGGTCCGATATCCTGCTGCTCGACGAACCGACGCGCGGAATCGACGTCGGCGCGCGCAGTGAACTGTACGACCAGCTGTTCGGCTTTGCCGAGCGCGGCGGCACCGTCGTCTTCGCGTCGAGCGACCTCGCCGAAGTGCTGGGTCTCGCCGACCGCGTCATCGTCATGCGCGACGGTGCGATCTCCGGCGTCGTCGCGCGCGCCGACTTGTCGCCAGACCGTGTGCTGCGGCTGGCGCTTCCCGAACCCGTACGATCGATCGAGAACGCTTTATGA
- a CDS encoding Xaa-Pro aminopeptidase, translating to MRVVHRPIAIPDFGVIDPPPALNASIYRERCRRAFAAAQADWLIVYADREHFANILFLSGFEPRFEEALLLLGKDDRTILITGNECVPYADVSPLPELEVWLAQTMSLLGQDRSQAPRLTDVLRDCGISGSDSVALVGWKYLGADEWEEGPAPSFVPAAYVAALDRVAGSVIDRSDILLHPETGQRSIIDADQIAVFEAAAARGSEMVWAIVTGTQPGERESDAAARFGYRGMPFNVHTMLTSGGPREGSVNGLKSPGQRRIARGDGISTAVGLCGGLTARAGLVTDEDAEFVTVASGYFAAIAQWYAAADIDVPGGEIHDRVTGHLADAGLRSLLNPGHLTGHEEWSHTPIRPGSSDRIRSGMHMQVDIIPTPMRDGWALNCEDSVVFADAALRSELAERHPQMWGRMQARRSFMRDTLGIAVSESVLPLSSVPACLAPLWLRSDCLLAVE from the coding sequence ATGCGCGTCGTTCATCGCCCGATCGCCATTCCCGACTTCGGGGTGATCGATCCGCCGCCCGCACTGAACGCGAGCATCTATCGCGAGCGTTGTCGCCGTGCGTTCGCCGCGGCGCAAGCCGATTGGCTGATAGTCTATGCCGATCGCGAGCATTTCGCGAACATCCTGTTCCTGTCGGGATTCGAACCGCGGTTCGAAGAGGCGTTGCTGCTGCTCGGCAAGGACGATCGCACCATTCTGATCACCGGCAACGAATGCGTGCCCTACGCAGACGTCTCGCCGCTGCCGGAACTCGAGGTGTGGCTGGCGCAGACGATGAGCCTGCTCGGCCAGGATCGCAGCCAGGCGCCGCGCCTGACCGACGTGCTGCGCGACTGCGGCATTTCGGGAAGCGACAGTGTCGCGCTGGTCGGCTGGAAATATCTCGGCGCCGATGAATGGGAGGAAGGCCCGGCGCCGTCGTTCGTCCCCGCCGCCTATGTCGCCGCGCTCGATCGGGTGGCAGGCAGCGTCATCGACCGCAGCGACATCCTGCTCCATCCCGAGACCGGGCAGCGCTCGATCATCGACGCCGACCAGATCGCAGTGTTCGAAGCCGCCGCCGCGCGCGGCTCTGAAATGGTCTGGGCGATCGTGACGGGCACGCAGCCGGGCGAGCGCGAGAGCGATGCCGCCGCACGGTTCGGCTATCGCGGCATGCCGTTCAACGTCCACACCATGCTGACCAGCGGCGGCCCGCGCGAAGGCAGCGTCAACGGCCTGAAAAGTCCGGGACAGCGCCGCATCGCCAGGGGCGACGGCATTTCCACCGCGGTGGGACTATGCGGCGGGCTGACCGCGCGCGCCGGACTGGTGACCGACGAGGATGCCGAATTCGTCACCGTCGCCAGCGGCTATTTCGCCGCGATCGCTCAATGGTATGCGGCCGCCGATATCGATGTTCCGGGCGGCGAGATCCACGATCGCGTCACCGGCCATCTCGCCGACGCCGGGCTGCGCTCGCTGCTCAATCCCGGCCATCTGACCGGACATGAGGAATGGTCGCACACGCCAATCCGGCCCGGTTCCTCCGATCGTATCCGATCGGGAATGCATATGCAGGTCGACATCATCCCGACGCCGATGCGCGACGGCTGGGCGCTCAATTGCGAAGACAGCGTGGTGTTCGCCGACGCCGCATTGCGCAGCGAGCTTGCCGAGCGGCATCCGCAGATGTGGGGCCGGATGCAGGCGCGCCGCAGCTTCATGCGCGATACGCTGGGGATCGCCGTGTCCGAATCGGTATTGCCGCTGTCGTCGGTGCCGGCATGCCTCGCGCCGCTGTGGCTGAGGAGCGATTGCCTGCTGGCGGTGGAATAA
- a CDS encoding competence/damage-inducible protein A, whose translation MTDRIWTAALVVIGDEILSGRTQDKNVAQLASWLNVQGIRLAEVRVVADRQEAIVEAVDALRARNDYCFTTGGIGPTHDDITVDAIAAALGVEVVVHPQARAILERHYETRGGLTEARLRMARVPAGADLIENRLSGAPGIRIGNLFILAGVPHITAGMLDALTGTLEGGLPVVSRTIGCWVAESEVADLLRDAERAQEGVSIGSYPFFRDGKVGANFVVRSTDPDKADACVAAVTKALEGQGREVVAGGV comes from the coding sequence ATGACCGATCGCATCTGGACCGCCGCGCTTGTCGTCATCGGCGACGAAATCCTGTCCGGGCGCACGCAGGACAAGAATGTCGCGCAGCTCGCGAGCTGGCTCAACGTCCAGGGCATCCGCCTCGCCGAAGTGCGGGTGGTGGCCGACCGGCAGGAGGCGATCGTCGAGGCGGTGGACGCGCTGCGGGCGCGCAACGACTATTGCTTCACCACGGGCGGGATCGGGCCGACGCATGACGACATCACCGTCGATGCGATCGCCGCGGCGCTTGGTGTCGAGGTCGTGGTGCATCCGCAGGCGCGCGCCATCCTCGAACGCCACTACGAGACGCGCGGCGGGCTGACCGAGGCGCGGCTGCGCATGGCGCGGGTGCCTGCAGGCGCCGACCTGATCGAGAATCGCCTGTCGGGTGCGCCGGGCATCCGCATCGGCAATCTGTTCATTCTGGCGGGGGTTCCGCACATCACCGCCGGCATGCTCGACGCGCTGACCGGTACGCTCGAGGGCGGGTTGCCGGTAGTCAGCCGCACGATCGGCTGCTGGGTCGCCGAAAGCGAGGTCGCCGACCTGCTGCGCGATGCCGAACGCGCGCAGGAGGGCGTATCGATCGGCAGCTATCCGTTCTTTCGTGACGGCAAGGTCGGCGCGAACTTCGTGGTGCGCTCGACCGATCCGGACAAGGCCGATGCGTGCGTCGCCGCGGTGACGAAGGCGCTGGAAGGGCAGGGACGCGAGGTGGTCGCCGGCGGCGTGTAG
- a CDS encoding arabinose ABC transporter substrate-binding protein (with AraGH is involved in the transport of arabinose into the cell), with translation MMAIKKGEDSRMGVTRRGVLIGTSLSSIAMLGGCAGAADGIRIGFVVKMPEVQWFQDEWAFAGRAAHALGFDLLRIGGEDGDRVLAALGTLYARYAQGLVICAPDPRLGPAIAGFGARTGMKILSVDDRLTGPRGAPIASIPHVGISAVAIGATAGEAALAEAKRRGWSLDTLGVLRIAHDSLETGRDRTMGAVRALVAGGVPQARIFDAPQRTTDTEGAFTAAAPVLTRSGGVTNWIILGLNDETVVGGVRAAEGLRLGARQVIGVGIGGSQAAIAELERPHPTGFLASVLLSARRHGYDTSAAMYRWITQGLRPPAETLTPGILIDRGNFRAVLAREAA, from the coding sequence ATGATGGCGATCAAGAAAGGGGAGGATTCTCGAATGGGCGTGACGCGGCGGGGCGTGCTGATCGGCACGTCGCTCTCCAGCATTGCCATGCTCGGCGGCTGCGCGGGCGCCGCCGACGGCATCCGCATCGGCTTCGTCGTGAAAATGCCCGAAGTGCAGTGGTTCCAGGACGAATGGGCGTTCGCCGGACGCGCGGCGCACGCGCTCGGTTTCGATTTGCTGCGGATCGGTGGCGAGGATGGCGACCGCGTGCTGGCGGCGTTGGGCACGCTCTACGCCCGTTATGCGCAAGGCCTGGTGATCTGCGCGCCCGATCCGCGGCTTGGGCCGGCGATTGCCGGCTTCGGGGCGCGCACCGGGATGAAGATCCTGTCGGTCGACGATCGCCTGACCGGTCCCAGAGGGGCACCGATCGCGAGTATTCCGCATGTCGGCATCTCCGCCGTCGCGATCGGTGCGACCGCAGGGGAGGCGGCGCTGGCCGAGGCGAAGCGGCGCGGCTGGAGTCTCGACACGCTTGGCGTTCTGCGGATCGCGCACGACAGTCTCGAGACCGGGCGCGACCGCACGATGGGTGCGGTGCGCGCGCTGGTCGCGGGCGGCGTGCCGCAAGCGCGCATCTTCGACGCGCCGCAGCGCACGACGGATACCGAGGGCGCGTTCACTGCGGCGGCGCCGGTGCTGACTCGCTCGGGCGGCGTTACCAACTGGATCATCCTGGGGTTGAACGACGAGACCGTAGTCGGCGGAGTGCGCGCAGCCGAGGGATTGCGGCTGGGCGCCCGCCAGGTGATCGGGGTCGGCATCGGCGGGTCGCAGGCGGCGATCGCCGAGCTCGAACGCCCGCACCCGACCGGTTTTCTCGCGTCAGTGCTGCTGAGCGCGCGGCGCCACGGATATGATACCAGCGCCGCGATGTATCGCTGGATCACGCAAGGCCTGCGCCCTCCGGCGGAAACGCTGACCCCCGGCATCCTGATCGATCGCGGCAATTTCCGCGCCGTGCTCGCGCGGGAAGCGGCATGA